The following are encoded in a window of Impatiens glandulifera chromosome 5, dImpGla2.1, whole genome shotgun sequence genomic DNA:
- the LOC124939070 gene encoding U1 small nuclear ribonucleoprotein 70 kDa-like: MKALHVFPIAAYKQANGIKIDNIRVLVDVERGRTVSNWKPRRLGRGLGTTRIGGEDVNKKQLGREKFREKGRDREGDREKSRERSYEKPTDRDEPEDEVEGLPTKRGGGRSGDRGGGSGGSGRSGRSLPPFHNLLNGEGFSGEGFTYPIVKREYQ; encoded by the exons ATGAAAG CCCTACATGTGTTTCCTATAGCTGCATATAAACAAGCTAATGGAATAAAGATTGATAATATAAGAGTGCTTGTCGATGTTGAACGAGGTAGAACAGTTTCAAACTGGAAACCTCGTCGACTTGGTAGGGGTCTAGGAACAACCAGGATTGGAGGTgaagatgtaaataaaaaacaattgggGAG GGAAAAATTCcgtgaaaagggaagagatAGAGAGGGTGATAGGGAGAAATCTCGTGAGCGATCTTATGAGAAGCCAACGGATCGTGATGAACCGGAGGATGAAGTGGAGGGATT GCCAaccaaaagaggtggaggtcgcagcggtgatcgtggtggtggaAGTGGTGGAAGTGGTCGTAGTGGCCGTTCTCTCCCTCCTTTTCATAACCTTCTGAACGGTGAAGGATTCAGTGGTGAAGGATTCACCTACCCAATCGTGAAAAGGGAGTATCAATAA
- the LOC124937754 gene encoding acyl-coenzyme A oxidase 3, peroxisomal-like, which produces MESSATHPPSFSSIDQVNFRSRVLAGHFRTTRDDQTNLLETSACLNYSPPELSERIDFDTSEFRKLMDGHNLQDRDWLFGLMMQSNLFCPRERGGRVFVSPGYNQTMEQQREATMKRIDYLREKGVFEGWLTGKGPEAELRKLALLEVMSIYDHSLAIKVGVHFFLWGGAVQFFGTKPHHDKWLRDTEKYLLKGCFAMTELGHGSNVRGIETVATYDSKANEFVINTPCESAQKYWIGGAANHATHTIVFSHLLIDGQDEGVHAFIAEIRDANANVCPNVRIADCGHKIGLNGVDNGRIWFDHFRVPRENLLNSVADVSPDGQYLSAISDPDQRFGAFLAPLTTGRITIAGSAVYISKIALAIAIRYSLSRRAFSVTPNGREVLLLDYPSHQRRLLPLLAKTCVMSFAANHLKMMYVKRTPESNKAIHVISSAFKATLTWNNLQTLQECREACGGQGLKTENLVGHLKGEYDVQLTFEGDNNVLMQQIGKALFAEYVASKKNKRPFRGLGLEHMNRSPPPVIPPQLTGSILRSTQFQFDIFCLRERDLLERFAAAISEHLARGETKEYAFIMSYELAEELGKAFSERTILDTFIAAEATVSDGSLKKVLGVLRSMYTLICLEEDGVFLRYGYLSVEQASMVRKEVGKLCGDLRPHALAIVSSFGIPDAFLGPIAYNWVEANSWSSSLQNY; this is translated from the exons ATGGAATCCTCAGCTACTCATCCTCCTTCCTTCTCTTCGATCGATCAGGTCAACTTCCGAAGTCGTGTTCTCGCCGGCCATTTCCGTACTACTCGTGATGATCAGACTAACTTACTTGAGACTTCTGCATGTCTCAATTACTCGCCGCCGGAGCTCTCTGAACGGATCGATTTCGACACCTCAGAGTTTCGTAAGCTTATGGACGGCCACAACCTGCAGGATCGAGACTGGCTGTTTGGGCTGATGATGCAAAGCAACCTTTTCTGCCCTAGAGAGAGAGGGGGTCGGGTTTTTGTGTCACCGGGTTATAATCAAACAATGGAACAGCAGAGAGAGGCGACGATGAAGCGAATTGATTATTTGCGTGAGAAAGGTGTTTTTGAGGGCTGGCTCACTGGGAAAGGTCCCGAGGCTGAGCTTCGAAAACTCGCTCTGTTGGAGGTCATGTCGATTTACGATCATTCCTTAGCTATCAAGGTTGGCGTGCATTTCTTTCTATG GGGTGGTGCAGTTCAGTTTTTTGGGACAAAACCACATCATGACAAGTGGTTGAGGGACACTGAGAAATATTTGCTGAAGGGATGCTTTGCTATGACAGAATTAGGGCATGGAAGTAAT GTTCGAGGTATAGAAACAGTTGCGACTTATGACTCAAAAGCCAATGAGTTTGTGATCAACACTCCATGTGAATCAGCTCAAAAATACTGGATTGGCGGGGCTGCTAAT CATGCAACACATACAATAGTATTTTCACATCTTTTAATAGATGGACAAGATGAAGGTGTCCACGCATTTATAGCTGAAATCAGAGATGCAAATGCCAATGTCTGCCCAAACGTCCGCATAGCTGATTGTGGTCATAAGATTGGTTTAAATGGCGTTGACAATGGTCGAATATG GTTTGACCACTTCAGGGTCCCTAGAGAAAATTTGTTGAATTCTGTCGCTGATGTCTCTCCAGATGGACAATATCTCAGCGCAATATCAGACCCAGATCAA AGGTTTGGAGCGTTTCTTGCCCCTTTAACAACTGGTCGTATAACAATTGCAGGAAGTGCTGTATATATTTCGAAG ATTGCTTTAGCGATTGCCATTAGGTACTCATTGTCGAGGCGAGCCTTTTCTGTCACACCAAATGGGCGCGAAGTTCTTCTACTTGATTATCCAAGCCATCAACGTAGGTTATTGCCACTTCTAGCAAAAAC GTGTGTCATGAGTTTTGCTGCCAATCACTTGAAAATGATGTATGTGAAGAGAACCCCTGAGTCCAACAAAGCCATCCATGTTATCTCGAGTGCATTCAAGGCCACTTTAACTTGGAATAACTTGCAAACTCTTCAG GAATGTCGGGAAGCCTGTGGAGGACAAGGTCTGAAGACAGAAAATCTTGTTGGCCATCTGAAAGGTGAATATGATGTGCAATTGACTTTTGAAGGGGATAACAATGTCCTAATGCAACAG ATTGGAAAAGCCCTTTTTGCTGAATATGTGGCTTCCAAAAAGAATAAAAGACCATTTAGAGGATTGGGATTGGAGCACATGAACAGATCTCCTCCGCCTGTCATCCCTCCTCAACTCACAGGTTCTATTCTCAGGAGTACCCAGTTCCAG TTTGACATATTCTGCCTGCGAGAGCGAGATCTGCTAGAACGTTTTGCTGCTGCAATTTCAGAACATCTAGCACGGGGCGAAACAAAAGAATATGCCTTCATTATG AGTTATGAACTTGCTGAAGAATTGGGCAAGGCCTTCTCAGAGAGAACAATACTCGATACCTTTATAGCAGCTGAAGCAACAGTTTCTGATGGATCATTGAAG AAAGTTTTAGGTGTATTGAGATCAATGTACACGTTAATATGTTTGGAAGAAGATGGTGTGTTCTTGCGATACGGTTACCTGTCAGTTGAGCAAGCAAGTATGGTGAGGAAAGAGGTGGGAAAGCTTTGTGGGGATTTGCGACCTCATGCACTTGCCATAGTGAGTTCCTTTGGCATACCGGATGCTTTTCTTGGTCCCATAGCTTACAATTGGGTTGAAGCAAATTCATGGTCTTCTTCTCTTCAAAATTACTAG